Genomic segment of Bacillota bacterium:
TGCAGCAGCATACCCGGCACCCATTGTAAGAATCTTTTCTTAACCGACACTAAAGGCAGAAGACACTACCTGATTGTAATGAGAAATAATAAGAAACTGGATATTAAAAAACTGGCAGAGCGAATAGGGGAAAAGGGGTTGAAATTCGCTTCTGAAAGAAGACTAAAGGAATATCTCGATTTAACTCCTGGTTCCGTTTCACCGTTCGGTGTTGTAAACGATATAAACAATGAAGTTATTGTTGTATTAGATGAAGAGTTAAAGGACTCAAAACAGATAAATTTCCATCCCAACATCAACACGATAACTTTGACGCTGAAATATGAGGATTTTGAGCGTTTCCTGGAACAATGCGGAAATCAAGTCATTTACCTGGATATATAGTAATATACATGCACTACAGACATG
This window contains:
- a CDS encoding prolyl-tRNA synthetase associated domain-containing protein; the protein is MKKEEKVYDTLDKLDIAYCINEHPAVYTVEEAQGHCSSIPGTHCKNLFLTDTKGRRHYLIVMRNNKKLDIKKLAERIGEKGLKFASERRLKEYLDLTPGSVSPFGVVNDINNEVIVVLDEELKDSKQINFHPNINTITLTLKYEDFERFLEQCGNQVIYLDI